From one Ignavibacteria bacterium genomic stretch:
- a CDS encoding hybrid sensor histidine kinase/response regulator: MMNSQTPKLILLVASNQERRTNTAQRLVGAGVSVLVADCAQAAMVIVRSHRPTVVILDEEFITSSDIREDLIKAGLHSDTPFIALVSSAKLRPGTNLPHGILSYPLSDVGINSIMTIQPMISQKSAGSDLTDSVARHTSLLYALPHEYRTPLTDIIGQSSYLHGHALEVTPAEIREVSGEVLSAARRLLRVTDNFLMYAQIETLAENPLHIERMRQFKTIEPGSIVYDTATYVAELHHRRKDLTISLDVDGVPVSMLERHLNKVTCELLDNALYFSPAGSPVTLTANPQKSKVVFSISDHGIGMKEQELRQIGAYRQFRRQVQEQQGVGLGLVIAKRLVEIHGGTFDIQSTYGVGTNITFTVPRAA; the protein is encoded by the coding sequence ATGATGAACAGTCAAACACCCAAATTGATTTTACTGGTAGCGTCGAACCAGGAGCGCAGGACGAACACTGCCCAGCGCCTGGTAGGTGCCGGTGTTTCGGTATTGGTAGCCGACTGTGCCCAGGCGGCTATGGTAATTGTTCGTTCCCACCGCCCAACTGTAGTAATCCTGGACGAGGAGTTTATTACTTCTTCTGACATTAGGGAAGACCTTATCAAGGCCGGGCTTCATTCCGACACTCCGTTTATTGCGCTTGTATCATCGGCCAAGCTCCGACCGGGTACCAATTTACCGCACGGGATACTTTCCTACCCATTATCGGATGTAGGAATTAACTCAATAATGACAATTCAGCCCATGATTTCGCAGAAATCTGCCGGATCTGACCTTACTGACAGCGTGGCGCGCCACACATCGTTATTATATGCGTTGCCACACGAATATCGCACTCCACTTACGGATATTATCGGCCAGTCGTCCTACCTTCATGGACATGCATTGGAAGTTACTCCTGCAGAAATTCGTGAGGTTAGCGGAGAGGTTCTCTCTGCCGCCCGCCGTCTGCTTCGGGTAACGGATAACTTCCTGATGTATGCTCAAATCGAGACACTGGCCGAGAATCCGTTACATATTGAGCGCATGCGACAGTTTAAAACCATCGAACCTGGAAGCATCGTGTACGATACGGCAACGTATGTTGCCGAATTGCACCACCGCCGTAAAGATCTCACCATTTCGCTGGACGTAGATGGTGTCCCGGTATCAATGCTTGAACGTCACCTTAACAAGGTTACCTGCGAGTTACTTGACAATGCATTATACTTTTCTCCTGCAGGGTCACCTGTTACACTCACGGCAAATCCTCAGAAATCAAAGGTTGTCTTTTCAATCAGCGACCATGGTATAGGCATGAAGGAGCAGGAGCTGCGTCAAATTGGGGCCTATCGCCAGTTTCGCAGACAGGTTCAGGAGCAACAGGGCGTTGGTCTGGGCCTGGTGATTGCAAAGCGTTTGGTAGAGATCCACGGTGGTACGTTCGACATTCAGAGCACGTACGGCGTGGGCACCAATATCACGTTTACCGTCCCTCGCGCTGCCTAA
- a CDS encoding UvrD-helicase domain-containing protein, with the protein MSLRLTPVPTPKPVADLLSGLNPQQAQAVSCTGGPLFIIAGAGSGKTRVLTVRIANLLASGVSAHSILALTFTNKAAKEMKERIETLVGSHGVHGMWVGTFHSMFSRILRRHADLIGHTNSFTIYDADDQLAAVKAVMAMLGISQQLVAPAAVRARISGAKNALISWQDFEREASTPNERQIAQIFQEYEKRLHQSNAMDFDDLLINTIQLFRSQPQVLEEYQDRFRYIMVDEYQDTNKAQYIVISMLARKYRNLCVVGDDAQSIYRWRGADINNILSFKRDYPEATEVRLEQNYRSTKTILTAADSVISRNSRQLKKSLWTENPDGEKIALFSCRDDREEAATIVSYIREQIFNKGTDYKDVAILYRTNAQSQALEDALRRENLPYLIVSGVSFYKRKEVKDTIAYLRLLVNPSDTESILRVINEPARGIGATSLQRLQEHASRYNKTLYQTMLDVGAVEGLQKRIQTQVADFVAMVERFRQHMNQEPPASLAQAYIHATGIMQMYKQQNTDEAEDRYNNIDRVLSHIAEQQDLDATLTLATYLEQVALVSEQDDPQLGSNRVSLMTMHAAKGLEFPLVIIAGLEQGLFPLQKAETDSAEMEEERRLFYVGITRAREMLVLTYAERRFRFGEIGFSRPSLFLSEIDAECLSMTGRVLAATPTSHAGTFTLGEAKQQHRSPYSQLPEKTSYSQIPRPNRYSGAVPPKPGSGPAGDANRYSVGQRVRHPLFGNGRIDSLSGTGSQSKAVVQFESGQRKHLMLSYAKLEIL; encoded by the coding sequence ATGTCGTTACGATTAACTCCCGTACCAACACCCAAGCCCGTTGCTGACCTGCTGAGCGGCTTAAACCCGCAGCAGGCGCAGGCGGTGTCGTGCACCGGGGGTCCGCTTTTTATCATCGCCGGTGCAGGCAGCGGTAAAACCCGCGTCCTTACAGTCAGGATTGCCAACCTGCTTGCATCCGGAGTTTCGGCACACTCAATTCTTGCGCTTACCTTTACCAATAAGGCCGCTAAGGAGATGAAGGAGCGTATCGAAACACTTGTGGGCAGTCACGGTGTGCACGGAATGTGGGTGGGTACCTTTCATTCGATGTTTTCGAGGATATTGCGGCGCCATGCCGACCTCATTGGACATACAAATTCGTTTACAATTTATGATGCCGATGACCAGCTTGCAGCGGTGAAAGCCGTGATGGCGATGCTTGGCATCTCGCAGCAATTGGTGGCACCTGCTGCTGTACGCGCACGGATATCGGGTGCAAAAAACGCATTGATCAGCTGGCAGGATTTTGAGCGGGAAGCTTCTACACCCAACGAGAGGCAGATTGCTCAGATATTTCAAGAGTACGAAAAACGGTTGCATCAGAGCAACGCCATGGATTTTGATGACTTGCTGATCAACACCATTCAGCTCTTCCGGAGTCAGCCACAGGTGCTTGAGGAGTATCAGGATAGATTCCGGTATATCATGGTTGATGAATACCAGGATACCAACAAGGCGCAGTATATCGTTATCTCGATGCTTGCCCGTAAATACCGCAACCTGTGCGTTGTTGGTGATGACGCACAGAGCATTTACCGGTGGCGTGGCGCCGATATTAACAACATCCTGTCGTTTAAACGCGACTATCCCGAAGCCACCGAGGTACGTCTTGAACAGAATTACAGAAGTACCAAAACCATACTCACAGCAGCAGACTCTGTGATATCACGGAACAGCAGGCAGTTAAAGAAGTCACTGTGGACTGAGAACCCCGACGGAGAAAAGATCGCTCTCTTCTCGTGTCGGGATGACAGGGAAGAAGCCGCAACCATTGTTAGCTACATCAGGGAGCAGATCTTTAACAAGGGTACCGATTACAAAGACGTCGCGATTTTGTATCGGACCAATGCGCAGTCGCAGGCATTGGAAGACGCTTTGCGCAGAGAAAATCTGCCATATCTGATTGTAAGCGGAGTTAGCTTTTACAAGCGTAAGGAAGTTAAGGACACAATTGCATACCTGCGGTTGCTCGTTAATCCGTCTGACACAGAAAGTATCCTGCGAGTAATCAATGAACCCGCCCGGGGGATTGGTGCCACCAGCCTGCAGCGTCTGCAAGAGCACGCAAGCCGATACAACAAAACCCTGTACCAGACTATGCTGGATGTTGGCGCTGTAGAAGGCCTCCAGAAACGGATTCAAACCCAGGTTGCGGATTTTGTTGCTATGGTTGAACGCTTCAGGCAGCACATGAACCAAGAGCCCCCTGCCTCACTTGCGCAAGCCTACATTCATGCTACCGGTATAATGCAGATGTATAAACAGCAGAACACCGATGAAGCTGAAGACAGATATAACAATATTGACAGAGTTCTGTCGCACATCGCAGAGCAGCAGGACCTCGATGCTACCCTTACGCTTGCCACCTACCTTGAGCAGGTTGCGCTTGTAAGTGAACAGGACGACCCGCAACTCGGCAGTAACCGGGTATCGCTGATGACGATGCATGCAGCTAAGGGGCTTGAGTTCCCGCTTGTAATAATAGCCGGGCTGGAACAAGGCTTGTTTCCATTACAAAAGGCCGAGACTGACAGCGCAGAGATGGAAGAAGAGCGGCGGCTGTTCTACGTTGGAATTACCCGTGCGCGCGAAATGCTGGTACTTACGTACGCTGAACGCAGATTCCGATTTGGTGAAATTGGTTTTTCCAGACCATCACTCTTTTTGAGCGAAATTGATGCTGAATGCCTAAGCATGACAGGCCGTGTGCTGGCAGCAACACCTACGTCTCATGCGGGTACCTTCACGTTGGGCGAGGCAAAACAACAGCATCGGAGTCCGTACTCTCAGTTGCCCGAAAAAACATCGTATTCGCAGATACCCAGGCCTAACCGGTACTCCGGTGCCGTACCCCCAAAACCGGGATCAGGGCCGGCAGGTGATGCAAACAGGTACAGTGTTGGGCAACGGGTACGGCATCCGCTCTTTGGAAACGGACGCATTGATAGTTTAAGCGGGACCGGTTCGCAGTCTAAAGCCGTTGTTCAATTTGAAAGCGGACAGAGGAAGCACCTCATGCTATCGTATGCCAAACTTGAGATCTTGTAA
- the trpS gene encoding tryptophan--tRNA ligase, which translates to MQKSIILSGMQPSGDLTFGHIAGALRNWVVLQRTYESLFCVVDLHAITARQEPAKLRKWTLDAAAMYMAAGVDPEVSTIFVQSHVPEHTQLAWVLTCLTGMGECMRMTQFKDKSQQHADNVNVGLFTYPILMAADILLYNAHLVPVGEDQKQHLELTRNLAERFNHRYTDTFVVPEPYIPKEGGRIMSLQEPTRKMSKSDPNRGATIFLTDTDAEIRNKIRRAVTDSGSTIEFNEETRPGISNLITLLHIATDVPCNTIVNEWSGVSGYADFKEAVATAVTDYVRPIRERFLEIRTNTDRLETILGEGAKAAQDRARKTLRKVYKKTGFIPLG; encoded by the coding sequence ATGCAGAAATCAATCATACTCTCTGGAATGCAGCCCTCCGGCGATCTGACGTTTGGCCATATTGCAGGCGCACTTCGCAACTGGGTTGTGCTGCAGCGCACCTATGAATCGCTGTTTTGTGTGGTGGACTTGCATGCGATTACGGCAAGACAGGAGCCAGCGAAGTTGCGTAAGTGGACGCTTGACGCGGCAGCAATGTACATGGCCGCGGGGGTTGATCCCGAGGTAAGCACAATTTTCGTGCAGAGCCATGTGCCGGAACACACTCAGCTTGCGTGGGTGCTTACATGTTTAACCGGCATGGGTGAATGTATGCGGATGACTCAGTTTAAAGACAAGAGTCAGCAGCATGCCGACAATGTAAATGTGGGGTTGTTTACCTACCCGATTCTGATGGCCGCCGATATCCTGCTGTACAATGCACATCTTGTTCCCGTTGGCGAAGATCAGAAACAACATCTTGAGTTAACGCGCAACCTTGCGGAACGGTTTAATCACCGGTACACCGACACCTTTGTTGTGCCGGAACCGTACATCCCAAAGGAAGGTGGACGCATCATGTCGCTCCAGGAGCCAACAAGAAAAATGTCGAAGAGCGACCCCAACCGCGGTGCAACAATCTTTCTGACTGACACCGATGCTGAGATCAGGAACAAAATCCGTCGGGCGGTTACTGACTCCGGAAGCACAATTGAGTTTAACGAGGAAACCCGTCCTGGCATCTCGAATCTGATAACGTTACTGCACATCGCAACGGATGTACCCTGTAACACCATCGTGAACGAGTGGTCTGGTGTTTCGGGTTATGCTGATTTTAAAGAAGCCGTGGCAACCGCTGTTACAGACTACGTCAGGCCTATTCGTGAACGATTTCTTGAAATTCGCACCAATACGGATCGCCTTGAAACTATTTTGGGGGAAGGGGCTAAGGCAGCGCAGGATCGGGCAAGGAAGACGCTGCGGAAGGTGTATAAAAAAACGGGATTTATCCCGCTCGGATAA
- the rpe gene encoding ribulose-phosphate 3-epimerase — protein sequence MIYIAPSLLSANFAALGDTVRQCENGGADILHYDVMDGHFVPPITMGPAIMNAVREVSALPVDVHLMVQNADHQVEQFAAAGASWISVHAEVCKHIHRTLNRIRQLGCKAGLALNPATPLDFAFAAAESCDFILLMSVNPGYGGQNFIPSFLNRCSTLRSWLDTHGMGNVLIEVDGGIKISNAKEVVNAGAQVLVSGSGIMHGDIAKNISAMRDAIATVV from the coding sequence ATGATCTATATAGCCCCTTCACTCCTCTCGGCCAACTTTGCTGCCCTGGGTGATACCGTTCGGCAATGCGAAAACGGCGGTGCCGATATTTTACATTACGATGTGATGGACGGTCACTTCGTACCTCCCATCACTATGGGGCCTGCCATCATGAATGCAGTACGGGAGGTATCGGCACTCCCTGTAGATGTACACCTGATGGTTCAGAATGCCGACCATCAGGTTGAACAGTTTGCAGCAGCGGGGGCATCGTGGATAAGTGTACATGCCGAAGTGTGCAAACACATCCATCGCACTCTAAACCGAATCAGGCAACTGGGCTGTAAGGCAGGTCTGGCTCTGAATCCGGCTACACCACTGGATTTTGCGTTTGCGGCAGCCGAGAGCTGTGACTTTATCCTGCTTATGAGTGTAAATCCCGGGTATGGTGGACAAAACTTCATCCCGTCATTCCTGAACCGTTGTTCCACACTACGATCGTGGCTTGATACTCATGGCATGGGTAACGTTCTTATCGAGGTGGATGGTGGGATTAAAATTTCGAATGCTAAAGAAGTTGTGAATGCAGGCGCTCAGGTACTTGTAAGTGGCAGTGGCATTATGCACGGCGATATTGCAAAAAACATCAGCGCCATGCGTGATGCAATTGCTACTGTTGTTTAG